CCCGCAGAAACTGCGGCCGTGCCTATGCGTGTGCTGTTAGATAACAGCGCAGGTCTGGTTGTTTTCGACCATGCCAAGCACGTTGACGAATACGGTGTGGACTGTGAAACCTGTCACCATGAGCTTCTTGATGAAGCTGATGAGGACGGAAACATTCCCGAAGACGCAGAGCCTGCTGCATGTAGCGACTGCCATTCTAAAGTTTCTGACGATCCAGATGTACCTGGCTTGATGGACGCGTATCATCAGTCCTGCATGGGTTGCCACGAAGAAATTGATGCTGGTCCATATACACAAGACCAGTGCAATCAGTGTCACTTCAAATAGGGATGTCTTATGAATAAGAATATTTTCATTCTGACTCATGGGGACACAGGAGCATTTGAGACTGGTTCAGTTCCTTTCGAAGTGCGTATTCCCCTTAACGGACATGGTAAAAAGTCGGTAAAGAAAAAAACAGAAGTATATCCCGGTCTTCTTGTGGCAGATCACAAGAATCCAAAAATTGGTGATATGCACGCTGGCATTACCGGTATTGTAACGGAAGTTACAGACAAACACGTCATCATTAAAGCGCAGGAACCTGCTGCTCCGGCAGAAGGTGAAGAGCCGAAACCTACTGGCGTAGAACCTGTTTCCATCGACTCACTTGAGGGCGATGAACTGCTGGTTGCGCTTAAAGGTCTTGGCGTGGATATTCGTCCACTCATTAGACGCTGCGAGCTGCTTGTTGTGAACGCGTTGAACCCTGAACCGGGTATCACATACGCAGAAAGCATGCTTGTGCACGCCAAAAAGACTGTTGATGCAGGTCTTGCTCTGCTCAAACGTCTTTCACCGGCTTCTAAAACTATCGTTGCACTGCCTACAGCTTCTAACGCAACCTTTACTGATGCGGATGTCGCTTTCATTGATCCGCAGTATCCAAACAGCTTGGATGAGCTTGTCGTTGCCAAGATTACTGGCAAAGAAAGCATGAAGGGCGTTAATGTTGTTGACCTGCATACCCTCTACAACTTGGGCGCAGTCGCAGAAAGCGGTATGCCGCTAACGCACACTGTTGTGTGTGTTGAAGGCAAAAATGTAATTGCTCCAATAGGAACTCCGGTCGGTGCTCTGCTCAAACACGCATCAATCGAAGTCTCTGATGGCGACGCTGTTATTCTGGGCGGTCCAATGCGCGGTGAGACTACGGGCGACTTGAACAAAGGCATTGCTAAAAATACCAATGCACTGTTTGTTATGCCAGCTGGTTCTACAGCGCCTATAACAGATCATCCATGTTTCAGTTGCGGTTCTTGTCTCCAGCATTGCCCTTCGCGTATTCAGCCGAACATGATTGCTCGCTATGTGGAATTCAATGAACTTGATCTCTGCCGTCAAGCAGATATCAGCGCTTGTATTGAATGCGGATTGTGCACGTATTACTGTCCGGCTCGTCGTCCGGTGCTTCAGCTGATACGGCTTGGAAAACACAAAATAGCCCTTGAAGAAGCACAGGTTACCGCGTGTGCTTTGCAGGTTGATGAGTAGGAGGGGATACTATGGCTAAAAAAACATTGTCCAATGCTCCTTTCCTGAGGGTAGCAGCCGCACCGCATTTACATTGTGGTGCTTCCATCAAGGGAATGATGAGCACAATATTGCTGGCACTGTTTCCGGCAGTAATTGGTGCTGTATTCTGGTACGGCATGGAAGCAGTCCGCGTTATGGCTCTTTCCATTGCCACGGCGGTTATCGTTGAAGCTCTTTGTTCCAAAATTATGGAAAAAGAAATACGTGTTGACGATCTTCATGCTGTCGTAACCGGTTTACTTTTCGCATTTATCCTTCCGGCAGATGCCCAATGGTGGCTTGTTGTGTCCGGTTCTGCCGCTACAATGGTGCTGGGTAAAATGCTTTGGGGTAACTACGGTGGTGCACCTATTTGCGCTACCGCAGTCGGTTGGGCGTTCTGCACCATTTCATGGCCTGTGTACATGAACATTGATGCAACTATGCTGAATACGGCTTTGGTGAACCCGCTTTCTCAACTTAAATACTTTGGAATCGAATCCATCGCAGACGCATCCATGTATGACTTCTTCATCGGGCATCAGCTTGGTGCTTTAGGAGCCGTACAGGTTGGTGCTTTACTGCTTGGTGGACTTATTCTCCTCGGACGCGGCGTTATTTCATGGGAGATTCCTGTTGCAACTACGGCTTCGGTTCTGGTTGTAGGCGGAATTTACTATGCGATTGATCCTGAACTGTATGCAAATCCATTATTTCATCTGTTCACCGGTTCAACAATGCTCGCAATCTTCTTTTTGCTGACAGACTTCACATCCACGCCGAATACACGGGGCGGAAAAATCTTTTTCGGTCTCATGGCGGGCTTCCTTATCATACTCATACGCACGTATGGTCAGTACCCTGACGGGGTTTTATTTGCTGTGCTTCTTGCGAATATGATTACTCCGCTTTGTGATATGATTAAGCCTAAACCGTTTGGAGCGAGGTAAGCTATGCGTGAAATCGTAAAGATGATCGTGGTGTTGACCTGCCTTACTGGTATCGCAGGCTTTGCGTTATCCTCTCTTAAAGAGATGACCGCACCAACCATTGAGTTGCAGTTGCTTACATTTGTACAGGGACCTTCTTTGAGTCAGGTGTTACCGGGCTACACAAACGATCCTGTGCAAGAACGCAAAAAGTTCAAAAATCCTCTTACAGGAAAAGCAATCAACGTGTTCCCGCTTAAAGTTGATGGCACGCTTAAAGCTGTTGCTATCGAAGGCTTTGGCGGCGGTTACGGTGACAATATTGGCGTTATGGTCGGTTTCGACCTTGAAAACGACAAGCTTGTCGGCATCGGTATTACAACAACAAAAGAGACTCCGGGTATTGGTTCACGCATTACTGAACCGGACTTCCGTGACCGCTTTGTGGGACTCAGCGAGTCCGAAGCTAAATTGACGTCTCAAGGTGGTAAAATTGATGCCCTTTCCGGCGCAACCATTTCTTCAAATGGTACTGTTGTAGCAGTGCAGGATGCCGGTAAAGTATACGGTGCTTTGAAAAAAGAGATACTTGAAGCCTTTAAATAGGTCGCAAGGATAACGTGAGCGCGCGTAACGCGCGATGTGAGGAGAAAAATATGGCCAAAATGTGGAAAGAGTTTTCCAAGGGCCTATGGGCAGAATTACCTCCGTTCCGGCTCCTGCTTGGTTTATGTCCAACTCTTGCGGTTACCACCACAGCAGAAAACGGCTTCGGTATGGGGATAGCAGTAGTGTTTGTTATCACACTGTCCAGCTTTATCGTCTCGGCAATCCGAAAGATTATTCCTAAAAAAGTTCGTATCGCCTGTTATATTACAGTCGCTGCATCTCTTGTAGTAGCTGTAGAATTGCTGATGCAGGCGTACGCTTACCCGTTATATCAGCAGCTTGGTATTTTTGTACCATTGATCGTTGTTAACTGCCTTATTCTCGGCAGGGCGGAAGCCTTTGCAGGTAAGAACCCTATACATCTGGCAGTAGCAGATGCTCTGGGTATGGGTATTGGTTTTACCCTGTCACTTACCTTCCTTGGTGCAATTCGTGAATTACTGGGAACCGGCTATGTCTTCGGCATAGAAGTTCTCTCCGGTTCATTTCAGCCGGTTAAATTCATGGTTGCAGCACCGGGTGCATTTGTGGCGCTTGGTCTTATCCTTGCCGGAATGAACTACCTGAGCATTCTTCAGGCAAAACGCCGTGGCGACCCTGCTCCGGAAAACCCAACTACAGGCTGTGATGCATGTCGCGCCTGTGCTGGTCACAAGTAACTGGAGGTAGTATACTATGGAATATTTCCTGCTTTTTATCTCCGCGATCTTCGTTAACAACATCGTTCTTGCCCAGTATCTGGGACAGTGCCCGTACCTTGGCTGCTCCAAGGAAAAAGGGGTATCCATCGGTATGGGCGGTGCGGTTATCTTTGTTATGGTTATCGCAACCCCTTTGACATGGGTTATTCAGAACTACGTGCTTGTGCCGCTTGAACTGGGGTACTTGCAAACCATTATGTTTATTCTGGTTATTGCATCGCTCGTACAGCTTGTAGAAATGTTTTTGAAGAAATCCGTACCACCGTTGTACAACGCGCTTGGTATCTTTCTTCCGCTCATTACTACAAACTGCGCGGTTCTCGGTGTTGCAATTCTCGTTCAGCGTAAAGAATTCGACCTCGGTCTTTCAATATTCTACTCATTTGCTTCAGGCTTAGGCTTCTTACTTGCGTTAGTCTTGCTTGCAGCAATTCGCGAACGGCTGGAAGTTACCCATCTGCCAAAATCTATGCAGGGTGTTTCTGCTGCGCTGGTGATGGCTGGTATCATGTCTCTGTCCTTCATGGCCTTTAAGGGCATGATCTCTTAGGCACAGGGTTATATGCATGTGACTCCCCTTGCGGGATAAACTAACAAGGATAGCATTATGGTTTTGACATCTGTCCTTTCATTGCTAGCTCTGGGCTTTTTCTGTGCGGTTGTGCTGTCAGCAGCATCCCGTGTCTTCTATGTAGAAGAAGACCCAAGAGTAGAGGCAATCTGTGAAGCACTTCCGGGTGCTAACTGCGGCGGTTGTGGCTATGCCGGTTGTGAAGCGTACGCCATTGCCGTTATTACTGACCCTGATGTATCTGCCGGACTTTGTTGTGCCGGTGGCGCCGAAGTAACAGTAGCAGTATCAGAACTTTCCGGTAAAGCAGCCGGTGGCGATGATCCGGAAATTTCCTTCCGCCGTTGTGTGAAGGATCAAGGCAAGGTTCAGAAAAAATTCGAATATCAGGGCGTACAGTCATGTACAGCAGCAGGCTTGCTGCAAGACGGCCCTGATGCTTGTAAATACTCCTGTCTTGGCTACGGTGACTGTGTAAAAGCATGTCCGTTCGATGCCATGTACATTGAGAACAATCTGGTTATTATCGACCCTGAAATGTGTGTAGCCTGTGGCGCATGTATCAACGTCTGCCCGAACCATGTTCTGGAAATGATACCGCGTCGCGCTCGTGTTCAGGTTTTCTGTTCTACTCAGGACAAAATGAAAGCTGTTATGGACGTGTGTGAAGCTGGCTGTATCAACTGCATGAAGTGCGTGAAGAAATGTCCAGCAAAGGCTATTTCTCAGGTAAATGGTCAAATCAAAATAGATCAGGCTGCGTGTCTTGCATATGGGCCTGATTGTGACGAAGTGTGTGTTGATGCGTGTCCGCGTGACATTCTGCGTCTTATGTGTCCTGTAGGTATCAGTGCGAAAGCACAGGAAGCCGCAGAAGCAAAAGCCGCTGCGGAAGCAGCCAAGGCAGCAGAAACAGAAACTCCACAGCCAACCGCCTAATAGGAGCAAAGACTATGACTACATCTCGTCGACAGTTCCTGCAGGCTTGCGGTGTGCTCGGTCTTGGTGCCGCTGTAACCGGCGTGCCAGCAGTAGCGTCCGCCACACGTGTGGGTGACGAATATAAAGTGCAGGAAACCCGTTTTATGATGGGTACTGTGGTAACCATTACCGCGCTGCACTCCTCCAAGCAGCTTGGAGAAGAAGCCATTGGGCGTAGTTTCGAAGAAATTACGCGACTCGAAGCACTTCTTAGCCGCTACAAAAGCGATTCTCCTGTTTCTGTCTTGAACAGAGACGGACGTGTTTCCGGTATTCCACAGGAGCTTGCAGAAGTTGTGCGTAGCGCACGGTTGCTCAACAAGCTTTCTGACAGCGCATTTGATGTAACCATCAAGCCTGTTGTTGACCTGTATAGCGCAAAAGCTGACCGGAAGAGTGATATGGCTCTTTCAAGAGCAGAGTTTGAAGAAGCACTTGCTCTTGTTGATGCTGACTCACTGATTCAAAAGCGTAACTCTATCCGCCTTAACCGTGAAGGCATGGGAATTACGCTGGACGGCATTGCAAAAGGTTACATCGTGGATAAAGCTTCAGCAGTTCTTGCTGCACATGGCGCTAAAAATCACATGATTAACGCCGGAGGCGATATCCGTACTATGGGTGAAAAAGCAGGCAGCAAACCTTGGGTTGTTGCTGTGCAGGACCCTGAAAAGAAAGGGCACTATCCTGCTGTGATCCAGATGAATACTGGTGCACTTGCCACTTCTGGCGGGTATGAAGTGTTTTACGATAAGAACCATATGTACCATCACTTGGTAAGTCCTCAATCCGGCTTGAGTCCTAATAATGTTGCATCTGTTTCTGTTATGGCTCCAAGTGTTATGGAAGCAGACGCCCTTGCTACAGCAGCATTCATCATGCAGTCTCGCAAGGGACTACAGTTTATTAAGTCACTTAATGGACGTGAAGCGCTTATTGTGACTAAAGATGGTATGAAATTAAGTACCCCTCACTTTGGTTAGTATAAATACTCATTATTATAAGAGCCAGCCTGCTATGCAGGCTGGCTCTTTTTTTATGTAAAAAAAATGAATTTTAGTTTATCGCATAAGTAATTGCAAAAAACACTTCTGTTACAATTGTAATTTACACTTAAGTTTTTATTTCTAGCTCCGATCAGCTATTTGAATAAAAGGAGGAGACGGTGAAAGCAGACTCGATAAAGATAAAGGTAACGTTCTTTGCTGGCGTCACACTAGTAATAGTGATGAGTGCCTTAATTGTAATATCCGGTATTACATTGTGGAACACTTCTTCAGAAGATGCACTTGAAAATGCCAGATCAGTTGCGACTGTACATTCCAAGAAAATTCAAAATACAATGAATCAGGCGCTGAGCATAACCAAAACTATGGCTACAGCGTTAACTGGAATGCGTTCTGTTGAGTATCTCGACAGAATGGGCGTTGACGCAATGCTGAAGCAAGTTCTGAAAGAGAACTCTAATGTTGTCGCGAGTTTCACATTGTGGGAGCCTGATACAATTGACGGCAGAGATTACAACTACAAAGACACGGAAGGTCATGACGAAACTGGACAGTATCGACCATACTGGAGTCGTGGCACTGGCGATTCTTTCATTGTTGAGCCGTTGCAAGATTATGAGGGTCTGTTTCCTGTTCCATTACTAGGTGATTATCTTATCGATCCGTACCTCTATACTATTCAAGGAGAACAGCAACTCGTCAGCACCTTGATAAGTCCTGTTAAAGTCCGTGGAAAATATGCCGGTGTTGTCGGTATCGACATTAACAACAGCTTCTTACAAGAGTCCATCGAAGCGAATGACTTATTTGATGGAACGGGTGAAATTATTGTTATCGCCAACAGTGGAGATATCATCGGTCACTCAAAAAAATCTGAGATGGTTGGGAAAAGCATTTACAAGGTATTCCCGAAACTTCATCACCTGCCGGATCACGTAAAAAAGGGTGAGCGCGACGTAGAATACAATGAAGCGCTTGATTTGTACCACATTATTGAGCCGATCTGGGTTGGTGACATCCCGACTCCGTGGAGCCTGATGATTACCCTGCCAAAAAGTTACACAACACAGGAAGCAACTGATGAAGTGAAGACTCTTTTGCTTACTGCTTGCGGATTAATGATTTTTGGACTTCTTGGTATGTGGTTTGTTGCTTCACGTATTGCAAACCCAATTATCAAGATGGCAGGTGTTGCAGTTAAAGTTGCTGACTCTTCTTTCCAGGATTTATCTGGTATTCCTGAGGCAAGTGAGTTTTCCGGCGAGTTGCTAGACTTGCATTATGGATTAAAAAGCATGACGACGCAGGCAGTAGATGCCCTTGAAGATGCAAAAGCTCAGTCTATGGAAGCAAAGGAAAAAGCTGAAATCGCAGAGCAGGCTGTTCTTGAAAGTGAACAGGCGAAGCGTGAGGGTGAGCAGGCAATGCAGCGAGGCATTACAGAAGCCGCTTCACGTATTCAGGGCATTGTAGAACGGGTTTCGGCGGCCTCAGGACAGCTGCAAGCTCAAGTTACAAATTCCAGTCTGGGTGCAGAAAATCAGCGTGATCGCATGACAGAAACAGCTACAGCTATGGAAGAAATGAATGCTACCGTACTGGAAGTTGCGAAAAATGCTTCTGAAGCTGCTGCGAACGCTGATGCAACCAAAGCCCGAGCGACAGAAGGCGCTGCTGTGGTAAGCGATGCAGTCCAGTCCATCATGGAAATTAACCGTCAGGTTGGAGAAATGAAAAAGGGTCTTGATGACCTTGGACAGCAAACAGAAGGCATTGGTCAGATAATGGAAGTTATTACTGACATTGCAGATCAGACTAACTTGCTTGCTCTGAACGCTGCTATCGAAGCTGCTCGAGCTGGCGAAGCAGGACGCGGTTTTGCCGTTGTTGCTGATGAAGTGCGTAAACTGGCAGAAAAAACCATGTCTGCAACCAGCCAAGTAGGCAGTGCTGTGGCGGCGATTCAAGCAGGAACTCGTGAAAATATCGCCAGCATGGAACATGTGTTTGGTGTGGTAGAAGACAGTACCAAGCAGGCACAGGAATCCGGCACATCTCTTACAAACATTGTGACTATTTCTGAGTCAACAGCAGATCAAGTACGTGCCATTGCGACAGCGTCAGAAGAGCAGGCTGCCACTTCTGAGCAGATTAACCGTGGTACAGAAGAAGTAACAAGGATC
Above is a window of Halodesulfovibrio sp. DNA encoding:
- the rnfG gene encoding RnfABCDGE type electron transport complex subunit G translates to MREIVKMIVVLTCLTGIAGFALSSLKEMTAPTIELQLLTFVQGPSLSQVLPGYTNDPVQERKKFKNPLTGKAINVFPLKVDGTLKAVAIEGFGGGYGDNIGVMVGFDLENDKLVGIGITTTKETPGIGSRITEPDFRDRFVGLSESEAKLTSQGGKIDALSGATISSNGTVVAVQDAGKVYGALKKEILEAFK
- the rnfB gene encoding RnfABCDGE type electron transport complex subunit B; amino-acid sequence: MVLTSVLSLLALGFFCAVVLSAASRVFYVEEDPRVEAICEALPGANCGGCGYAGCEAYAIAVITDPDVSAGLCCAGGAEVTVAVSELSGKAAGGDDPEISFRRCVKDQGKVQKKFEYQGVQSCTAAGLLQDGPDACKYSCLGYGDCVKACPFDAMYIENNLVIIDPEMCVACGACINVCPNHVLEMIPRRARVQVFCSTQDKMKAVMDVCEAGCINCMKCVKKCPAKAISQVNGQIKIDQAACLAYGPDCDEVCVDACPRDILRLMCPVGISAKAQEAAEAKAAAEAAKAAETETPQPTA
- a CDS encoding methyl-accepting chemotaxis protein, translating into MKADSIKIKVTFFAGVTLVIVMSALIVISGITLWNTSSEDALENARSVATVHSKKIQNTMNQALSITKTMATALTGMRSVEYLDRMGVDAMLKQVLKENSNVVASFTLWEPDTIDGRDYNYKDTEGHDETGQYRPYWSRGTGDSFIVEPLQDYEGLFPVPLLGDYLIDPYLYTIQGEQQLVSTLISPVKVRGKYAGVVGIDINNSFLQESIEANDLFDGTGEIIVIANSGDIIGHSKKSEMVGKSIYKVFPKLHHLPDHVKKGERDVEYNEALDLYHIIEPIWVGDIPTPWSLMITLPKSYTTQEATDEVKTLLLTACGLMIFGLLGMWFVASRIANPIIKMAGVAVKVADSSFQDLSGIPEASEFSGELLDLHYGLKSMTTQAVDALEDAKAQSMEAKEKAEIAEQAVLESEQAKREGEQAMQRGITEAASRIQGIVERVSAASGQLQAQVTNSSLGAENQRDRMTETATAMEEMNATVLEVAKNASEAAANADATKARATEGAAVVSDAVQSIMEINRQVGEMKKGLDDLGQQTEGIGQIMEVITDIADQTNLLALNAAIEAARAGEAGRGFAVVADEVRKLAEKTMSATSQVGSAVAAIQAGTRENIASMEHVFGVVEDSTKQAQESGTSLTNIVTISESTADQVRAIATASEEQAATSEQINRGTEEVTRISEETNESMNEASNAITELTSLTTELASIVHEMQNSK
- a CDS encoding FAD:protein FMN transferase, with the translated sequence MTTSRRQFLQACGVLGLGAAVTGVPAVASATRVGDEYKVQETRFMMGTVVTITALHSSKQLGEEAIGRSFEEITRLEALLSRYKSDSPVSVLNRDGRVSGIPQELAEVVRSARLLNKLSDSAFDVTIKPVVDLYSAKADRKSDMALSRAEFEEALALVDADSLIQKRNSIRLNREGMGITLDGIAKGYIVDKASAVLAAHGAKNHMINAGGDIRTMGEKAGSKPWVVAVQDPEKKGHYPAVIQMNTGALATSGGYEVFYDKNHMYHHLVSPQSGLSPNNVASVSVMAPSVMEADALATAAFIMQSRKGLQFIKSLNGREALIVTKDGMKLSTPHFG
- a CDS encoding RnfABCDGE type electron transport complex subunit D; protein product: MAKKTLSNAPFLRVAAAPHLHCGASIKGMMSTILLALFPAVIGAVFWYGMEAVRVMALSIATAVIVEALCSKIMEKEIRVDDLHAVVTGLLFAFILPADAQWWLVVSGSAATMVLGKMLWGNYGGAPICATAVGWAFCTISWPVYMNIDATMLNTALVNPLSQLKYFGIESIADASMYDFFIGHQLGALGAVQVGALLLGGLILLGRGVISWEIPVATTASVLVVGGIYYAIDPELYANPLFHLFTGSTMLAIFFLLTDFTSTPNTRGGKIFFGLMAGFLIILIRTYGQYPDGVLFAVLLANMITPLCDMIKPKPFGAR
- a CDS encoding cytochrome c3 family protein; the protein is MPTRYFPIALFVAILIAVACYGFLRPAETAAVPMRVLLDNSAGLVVFDHAKHVDEYGVDCETCHHELLDEADEDGNIPEDAEPAACSDCHSKVSDDPDVPGLMDAYHQSCMGCHEEIDAGPYTQDQCNQCHFK
- a CDS encoding NADH:quinone oxidoreductase subunit RnfC; amino-acid sequence: MNKNIFILTHGDTGAFETGSVPFEVRIPLNGHGKKSVKKKTEVYPGLLVADHKNPKIGDMHAGITGIVTEVTDKHVIIKAQEPAAPAEGEEPKPTGVEPVSIDSLEGDELLVALKGLGVDIRPLIRRCELLVVNALNPEPGITYAESMLVHAKKTVDAGLALLKRLSPASKTIVALPTASNATFTDADVAFIDPQYPNSLDELVVAKITGKESMKGVNVVDLHTLYNLGAVAESGMPLTHTVVCVEGKNVIAPIGTPVGALLKHASIEVSDGDAVILGGPMRGETTGDLNKGIAKNTNALFVMPAGSTAPITDHPCFSCGSCLQHCPSRIQPNMIARYVEFNELDLCRQADISACIECGLCTYYCPARRPVLQLIRLGKHKIALEEAQVTACALQVDE
- a CDS encoding RnfABCDGE type electron transport complex subunit A; protein product: MEYFLLFISAIFVNNIVLAQYLGQCPYLGCSKEKGVSIGMGGAVIFVMVIATPLTWVIQNYVLVPLELGYLQTIMFILVIASLVQLVEMFLKKSVPPLYNALGIFLPLITTNCAVLGVAILVQRKEFDLGLSIFYSFASGLGFLLALVLLAAIRERLEVTHLPKSMQGVSAALVMAGIMSLSFMAFKGMIS
- a CDS encoding electron transport complex subunit E; amino-acid sequence: MAKMWKEFSKGLWAELPPFRLLLGLCPTLAVTTTAENGFGMGIAVVFVITLSSFIVSAIRKIIPKKVRIACYITVAASLVVAVELLMQAYAYPLYQQLGIFVPLIVVNCLILGRAEAFAGKNPIHLAVADALGMGIGFTLSLTFLGAIRELLGTGYVFGIEVLSGSFQPVKFMVAAPGAFVALGLILAGMNYLSILQAKRRGDPAPENPTTGCDACRACAGHK